The DNA sequence ATTACAGTCTGGTAGATTTTCCCTGTGGTAACGTTGTTATTTTGAGAAGTGGGAGCATCCAAGTATCGCTCGTAGTGACCTAAATCCAGATCCGTCTCCGCACCATCTTCGGTTACATAGCATTCTCCGTGTTCATAAGGATTCAATGTTCCTGGGTCAATATTAATATAAGGATCTAGTTTTTGGATCGTTACATTAAAACCGCGTGATTTCAGCAATAGTCCCAGAGAAGCAGAAACGATTCCTTTTCCCAAAGATGAAGTTACACCTCCTGTCACAAAGATGTATTTAGTATTCTTTTTACTCATTAGATTAGGTTTGTGCAAAGTTATGGGAAAAAGAAATACGAGGCAATTTATTTACCAAGAAATAAAAAAAGGTTCCTCAAAATTACTTGAGAAACCTTTGACCAAACCAAATTATATTTAAAAAAATTATTGTTTTATTAATTCAAAATATAAGTTTACATCCACATCTTTTGCTACCCCTGCACCAGTTGGATCATATTTAATATTATAATCAAGACGGTTTACTGTAAATTTTGTCTGGAAACCTAAGACTTCTTTTCCCTGTTGATTTTTAGTAATACCTCCATATGTTAAAGGGATACTTATTTCTTTAGTAACATCTTTGATCGTTAACTTTCCTTTAAGCGTGTAATTATTTTTGTCTTTTACAATTGAAGTTCCTTCAAATTTCATGGTCTGAAATTTCTCAGCATCAAAGAAATCAGCACTTTTCAAATGCTTATCTCTCATTTCAACCCCTGTATTTACAGAACCTGTTATTACACTGAAGTTTAATGTAGCTTTATCCAGATTAGCTCCCGGAGCTGTTATAGTTCCTTCAAATTTATCAAACCTTCCCTGCACAAAACTGATCCCCATATGCTTGATATTGAAATTTACAGAAGAATGCATTGGATCTACATTCCAAGTTGACTGTGCAAAACCGCTAATGCTTAGAAAAGCAAATACAAAAGCGAATAGTATCTTTTTCATAGTAATATATTTTAAAATTATTTTGTTCAAAGGTAAATTGATAAACTGAATAGCATCTTGATCTATGGTAATTTTTTATCTTTTGAAAACGAAATTTTTGAATTAATTAAATCTATAAGGTATATAACCAGTAAAACAATGCCTGAATTCGCATACGTCAATACACTAAAAAAATGATCATCCCTACTACCAAAAGGATTAAAACCCGAAATAATGAGACTAAACAAATAAATGATTTCAAATAAAACAGCTATCCTAATCATCGAATGGTAGCTTTTTTTAAAAATCAATACTGTAATGAAACCAATGACAGATACAATTATACCTTCCATTAGAATCAGAAAAGGAGCCATTCCGTAACTACCACCAGGTAAATTCAAGAGAGATACAATCAGAATACTCATCACAAAATTCAAAAATGTCATGACTCCAAAAATCATGATACTATTTATCAGAATATTTTTCATGAGTGAAAATTAACTAAAATTTGAGAAGTAAAATTCAAAAAAAATTTTGAACTTCGCGGTATGGCAAAACTTAGAACAGCATATTTCTGTCAAAACTGTGGAACCCAGTATTCTCAATGGATGGGACAATGTAAAAATTGTGGGCAATGGAATACTCTTGTTGAAGAAATTGTAGAAAAACCTACCCATAAAAGTCTTCCTTCCTCAAAAAGCAAACAACATGTCATCAATATTGTGGAGGTGGAAGCAATTGAGGAACCCCGAATAAAAACTCCTTCAGAAGAACTTAACCGAGTTTTGGGAGGCGGGATCGTTTTGGGCTCCGTTACTTTAATTGGCGGTGAACCCGGAATTGGAAAATCGACGCTGCTCTTGCAGTTGGCTTTAAAAATGAAAAAAACGGTTTTCTATGTTTCAGGAGAAGAGAGTGCTTCACAAATTAAAATGAGAGCAGACCGTTTATCTGAGATTCAAAATCCAAATTGTTTTCTTTTCACTGAAACTTCGTTAGAAAAAATCCTTCATGAAGCTAAGAAATTAGAACCTGATTTTGTCATCATTGACTCTATTCAAACCCTGCAATCTCAACTGATTGAAAGTTCACCGGGAACTGTTTCTCAAATCAGAGAGTGCTCTAATGAGATCATCAAATATGCTAAGGAAAATAACACACCTGTATTCCTGGTAGGGCACATTACAAAAGACGGACAAATTGCAGGACCAAAAGTATTGGAACATATGGTTGATGTGGTTCTTAACTTTGACGGAGATAGAAATCATCTTTTCAGGTTATTAAGAGCAAATAAAAACCGTTTTGGCTCGACTTCAGAAATCGGCATATACGAAATGATCTCTCAGGGTCTTAAAGAGATTAAAAACCCATCCGAAATTTTAATTACAAAAAAATTTGAGGAACTTTCGGGAAATTCTGTTGCTGTAACTCTGGAAGGAAACCGCCCTATGCTTCTTGAAATCCAGGCACTGGTAAGTACCGCTGTTTATGGAACACCACAAAGAAGCTCTACCGGCTTTGATGCAAAAAGATTAAACATGCTTCTTGCCGTGTTAGAGAAACGCGCAGGCTTCCAATTGGGCTCAAAAGATGTTTTTCTTAATATTACAGGAGGGATAAAAACAGACGATCCGGCTCTAGATTTGGCAGTGGTAGCATCTATTCTTTCTTCCAATGAGGACATCGCCATCTCAGAACATTTTTGCTTTGCTGGTGAAATCGGATTAAGCGGAGAGATCAGACCTGTAGCTCAGGTGGAACAACGAATTTCGGAGGCCGAAAAATTAGGTTATGAAAAAATATTTGTTTCGAATCTGAATAAAATTCCAAAAAGAAAATTCGGGATCAAAATTGAGGAAGTAAGTAAAATCGAGGACTTTCACGAACGAATTTTTTAATAAAAATGTAATTCAATGCCACTAGAAAATATTCAAAAATTTGTCCTTGTGTTGCTTTATGGTGGCTTGACACTGTTTTCATTCACCGTATTAATCAACCCATTGCGGGTGAACAAAAAGGCTAATTTCTTTTTTGGGTTATTTTTATTTTTGTGGTCGAGTTACTGGATATTAAATGTATTGCAATTTTGTAACCTTCCGCCCACCCCACTGTTTGAAAAAGGGGTGTATTCTATACAGATATTAACACCTATATTTTTGTTTTTCAGTGTTGTCTTCTTCATCAATCCTAATTATCATTTCAAAAGAAAAGATATTTTTTGTCTTATTGCCCCTATAGTTTATTGGGTATTACTCATTTGCTCCGATGACAATAAGACCATTTACAGTATCGTAATGCTTATGGCGGTTTCCCACAACCTCCCTTATATTGCGTTAATTTATTTTAAAATAAGAAAACACCAAAAAAGAATAGAAATTATCTCGTCAGACACTGAAAATATAGACCTCCAATGGCTCATTAAACTTAGCTTTCTTCTTTTTACGACAATTATTATAACTGTTGGATACGAACTATTTAACACTTTTGTATATAAGATGCATCAGCATGTGGTCATGGATCTTTTATTTTTGTTCATTGTCTACAGCACTCTATTCTATGTCCTTCGTCAAAAGGAAATCTATCCCATTGATAAAAAACAGCGGGCGGAGTTGTTATCCATCGAATTAGAAAATGACGGAGAAATAATTGAAAAGAAAAAATTAATCCCTGATCAGGAATTTGATATTTTAAAACAAAAATTAATCTCTTTAATGGAAACTGAAAAACCGTTTTTGGATGGTGATCTCAATCTATTGAAGTTATCCGATTTAATTCAAATTAATGCTCATCAACTTTCCTATCTTCTCAACAATGGTTTCAATGAAAACTTTTTCCATTTTGTCAACAAGTACAGAGTAGAGTACGCCAAGCAACTACTAGTAAATGATTCTCATCAAAAACTGTCAATGGTCGGAATTGCATTTGAATCCGGTTTCAATTCTAAAACAGCCTTCAATACCATCTTCAAAAAAATGACAGAAATGACACCCTCTGAATTTAAAAAATCTTACTCACACCAATAGCCCCTATATCAATTTCACCAACAAGAAAGCCATATTATTAAAAATTTCACACAGAATCGTTCTATGTTTTGAAAAAAATTCACCACATGTTGATATTTTGTATACATTTGTATTTCACCACATAAATCACATACAATGAAAACAAAATTCACTATTCTCGTGCTGTTTTGTGCAACACTATTATCTGCACAAAACAAGATCTTCCAAACACCTATTAATGAAAGCAGTTTGAAGAGTAACCAAAAAGTAAGTAGAGAATTAGCTTCTTCTTATTTAGCAACAAAGTACTATTCACAAGCTCCATTTAACCTAAAATCTGATCTGCAAATCAGTCTTCCCAACGGCAAAGAAATTACTGCCAAATTTAGCCGCACCTTGACCTATAGCAATAAGAGCGAATCCTATATCTACACGGTAAACAACGATCCTCAGGCAGAGCTTGTCCTTTCTCAATACGACCGTATTGTAACAGGAATGTATGCTTCAGGTACTGGAGAAAAGGTAATGTTCCATCAGACAGATGCAAATATCTTTGCACTTTCCGAAGTCAGCGACTCAAAAATCCTCAACCAGGATTCAATAGACGATTACATTCTTGACCAACCAGAAATTTCCAGCAATAAAGCAAACTCCAATGTATGCCTATCTTCCACTCCTGTTTGCCCCGCAACAAGAATTGACGTGATGGTCGTATTTACTACTGCAGCTAAAAATGCGTGGGGTGGACTTTCACAAAGCAACTCTTTTGTCGCTACTGCTATCACCAACTTCAATACTGCACTTACCAATTCCGGGGTTTCTAATGTAACCATTAATCTGGTTTATTCCGGCGAGATCTCTTACACAGAATCAGGAAGTTTAAGTACGGATTTACCACGACTAAGAAACAACAATGATGGTTTTATGGATAATGTTCATACTTTAAGAACAACATATGGAGCAGATCTTTGCGCTCTTGTTACCTCAACTCCTACTAATACCTGTGGCCTGGGATATGTTAACACCAGCTCAACCAACTACTCCAGCAGTTCAGGATTCTGTGTAAGCTTATACAATTGTGCTGTCTCCAATTACTCACTAGCCCATGAGCTTGGCCATAATATGGGATTAAGACACGACTGGTATGTTGACAGCAGCACTACTCCTTGTGATCACCACCATGGGTACACCAACAAAAAAGCTATTGACCTGGGAAGCTCAAGCACTTCTTCTCAAAGATGGAGAACAATTATGGCTTACAATGACGAGTGTTCATCAAAAGGATTCAATTGCACCAGAATTAATCGTTGGGCGAATCCGGGTATCAATTACAACAGCGATCCTACAGGAGTTGCTATTGGAAGCACAAAACCAGCAAATGAAGCTTATGGATTTACAAGATTTGCTTGTGTCGTTTCTAATTTCATGCCCGAAACCCAATCTTTCCTGACAACAAAAGAAACACCTCGTGAAGTACAAGAATTCATTCTATATCCTAACCCGGCTAATGACATGATTCAAATTTCAGGCAATAGACCAGGCAAATATTCCTTTAAAGTTTATAACGGTATAGGGCAAAATATAATAACCACCAACGAAAAGACGATTAATCTAAAAGGATTACTATCAGGAGAGTATTTCCTCAATATTTATGATGACAAAAATTCTTTGATAGAAAGTAAAAAGTTTATTGTTAGATAATTTCTTTTAAATAGTTAGTTTATAAACCTTCAAATATCTTAACTTTATTTGAAGGTTTTATTTTTGTAGCCTTTTATCCTATGAATTACCTAGCACATTCTTTTCTTTCTTTCACTGACCAACAAATTGTAGGACAGTTCCTGGAAGACTTTATCCGAAATAAAGACCGCTTTTCATTCCCAAAGGACATTCAGGACGGAATCACTTTACACAGAGCAATTGATACTTATACAGATTCCCATCCCGCCATCCATGAAGCAAAAAAAGTATTCAGCCCTTTGGTAAGATTGTATGCCGGAGCTTTTGTAGATGTATCAATGGATTATTTTCTGGCCACTGATTATAGTCTCAATTCATTACAAGGATGGAAAGAGCATTCGTTAAAAGTATACAGAGTACTCAATGAAAACAAAAAATGGCTTCCCGAAAATTTCAAAAATATGCTGGTAAAAATGGAATCGGATGACTGGCTTTATAATTATCGCGAAGATTGGGGAATAAAATTCAGTATACAAAATGTCCTGAATAAAGCAAAATATTTGGATAAAGACATCCCCGTTTTTAAAGCTTTCTTAGAAAATAAAGATTTCCTTCAGGACTGCTATAATCAATTCTTCCCGGATTTACTCGAACATACAAAAGGGATCAATGCTCTTTTACAAGTTGAAAATTAATTCAATAAAATAAAAAAGTACTTACAGAGTAAGCACTTCATAACCTTCTTTATTTCGCTTAAAATAATTTGATATGAAGATTATTATTTAATAAGTCAATTTTATTGCCAAAATGTTACAAACGAACGCTTGTTAGTTTTAAAAACACCTATATACCTCTATCTCAGAAGAAAAAAATAATCCTGTAAAGCCCTTCCTGCTAAATAAAAAAGCACCTACCGAAGTAAGCGCTCAATATAGTGAATTTGTGTTATTAGAATTTTTAGTGCCTGACTTACCGGATTAAATGGGAACTTTCACGCCGGTAAGTAATAAATTATAATTGTGTTTATTAAAGCCTATTTAATCTCCTATTATGAAGATCAACAATTGTTTTGAATTGGGGCTAGTGTAGCTCTAGTTCATGAAGACTGGATCTATTGCATTGGCAACATTCCCAATACGTCCTTGGCAACCACTAAAACTCCTATTGTAAGGATTATCATCAACGCGAATTTGTTGTATTCAGCCCAATTTGCGTACTTATAACACTGCAAACAGATAAGAAAACGAAGAGAAGGTAACTTTTTCTAATTTTCATATAAAATAATTTTGAGTAGATTATTATTTCCAACAATAAGGAACTAGTGTATTTTTTTCACCCGCATTAATTTCAATAAAAATTAATAAAATATCACATTTTATAAAAATTTAACATTTTAAATCTTATCAAATATAATTATTTTTATTTAAAAAACAAACAAATCTTATAATTATTAACAAATCTTAATAATAATTATTACTCACTATTATAAGATTTAATTTATAATATAAGTTTCCTCTATTCATTTATATTATCAACAATAAATTTTCTAAATAAAATGTTAAAATATAAATTAACTTTTCCTTATATGCTTTCAAAGATAAATAATTTCTATTTATCACACAATGGTGTATTAATTTTTATAATAAAAGTATTTTAAAGAAAAAAAACACCTGTGAAATACAGGTGTTCTTAGTATAAGGTATGATTAAAATTGTTGAAATAAATACCGATTCGGATAACTCAGCTTCTCACTTTTCCTTTCTCCTTTGAGAATGACATGAACAATATTGATCTGATCATCAAATAAATTATACAGAAAACTTACAGCAGCTTCCACTTTCTTTGGCATGTTTACAGGCTCGGTTTCTAAAAAAACATTCACCGATTCACTGTCTTCTTCATAGCCTATATAGTTTATTTTTAAAAATTTACTGTCCGCTTTCAGCTTTAGGTATTCGGTACAATAATTTTTCAAGGCTTCATCTAACTGAAGCTTATACTTGGGATCATTGAAATGAAAAGGTTTATTGTATTTCTTATTCAATGCATTTTCAAGATCGTCCAAAAAAAAACGGCCTGTTACTTCAAATGTTTTTGACTTTGCATTATAATTGATTTCGACAGAACCCACATGATAAGGATGCTTCTCTTTAGTAAAAGAAAACAAAAAAATAACAGGAAGTAGCAATAACCATATACCCTTCATAACCGTAGACTTAATTATTTTCCGAAATTAATCATTATTTTCGTACGCTTTACATTATCACTCTATCATGCAAGATTTTTTATTTTATTTAAAACTAGGCTGGGAACATATCATTTCTTTGGACGCTTTGGATCATCAACTTTTTGTACTGGCATTAATTGCGATCTATTCTTATAAAGATTTGAAAAAAATACTGATCCTAGTCACTGCATTTACGATTGGCCATTCCATTACTCTTGCGTTAAGTATTCTGGATGTGGTGAGAGTTCCATCGGATTGGGTAGAATTTTTAATTCCTTTAACGATCGTACTTACAGCATTGGGAAATATCATCATGAAAAACAAAAAACAGACACTGGATAAAACAAATTATTATCTGGCTTTGATTTTTGGATTAATTCATGGAATGGGATTTGCCAATACAGCAAGAGTGATGATCGCTAAAAGCCAAAGTATTGCGATCCCTCTTTTAGGATTTAATATTGGGCTTGAATTAGGTCAAATCGTGATTGTTTTTGCTATATTAATCCTGCTTTTTATTGCTTTAACCATTTTCAAAATCAACAAAAAGGATTGGGTATTATTTATCTCGTCCGGGGTATTTGCACTGGCATTGAAAATGACTTTAGAAAGAATTCCATTTTAGGCTTTAATGATTGATATATTTTCAACTACTTATTGGTATATTTGAAAATTATTAAACCATTCGGTCATGAAACTAAAAGTAACTGTACTTTCTGTATTCACATTTATAGGTGCGACTGCACAAAACATTCAAAATAATCCGGGAAGCAATCACGGAAATAAATTTGAACAATTAGGAACCATTTTACCTACTCCAAATATTTACAGGACAGCATCCGGATCTCCGGGACAAGGGTACTGGCAAAACAGAGCTGATTATTCTATTTCAGCTTATCTGGATGAGGATAAAAGAAACCTGAAAGGCTCTGAAACGATCACGTATTATAATAATTCTCCTGATGACCTTGATTATATCTGGTTACAGTTGGATGAAAACGAAGCATCCTCTATTAACAAAGCAAATTATGGAGCTTCAACTACTCTTCCCAAAACTTCAAATGATCAACAGTTAAAAGCGACAGAACTTCCTGAAAAAGACAATGGATATGGGGTACATCTTGAAAAGGTAACCGATGCCTCAGGAAATCCTCTACTATATACAGTCAACAAAACGATGATGCGTATCGACCTGCCTAAGGTTTTAAAAAAAGGAGAAAAGCTGATTTTTAAAGTAGACTGGAACTATAATATTACCAACCGAATCAAAATGGGTGGCCGTGGTGGTTATGAGAATTTTCCGGAGGATGGAAACGATCTTTACACCATGACCCAATGGTATCCAAGGATGTGTGTCTACAGTGATTTCCATGGATGGCAGAATCATCAGTTTACAGGAAGGGGAGAATTTGCATTGGTCTTCGGAAATTTTAAAGTATCACTGAACGTTCCATCCGATCACGTTGTAGGAGGAACGGGTGAATGTAAAAATTACGATCAGGTCCTGTCTTCTGACCAGTTAGCCAGATACAAGAAGGCTCAGGGCTCTACTGAACCAATAGAAATAGTAACACTTGACGAAGCTAAGAAAGCTGAAAAAAATAAATCAAAGCAAAGAAAAACCTGGTTATTTGAAGCCAACGATGTAAGAGATTTCGCCTGGACCTCATCAAGAAAATTTGTCTGGGACGGAATGGGGGTTACCATTCCTGAAAACAATAATAAAGTAATGGCTATGAGTTTCTACGGAAAAGAAGCTTATGGATTATACAGAAAATTCTCTACAAGAGCTGTTGCCCATACCATCAAAACTTATTCAGAATTCACAATCCCATACCCTTATCCGGTTGCCCAATCTGTAGAAGCAGCTAATGGAATGGAATATCCTATGATCTGCTTCAACTTTGGAAGAACAGAGAAAGACGGAACTTATTCAGAAGGGGTTAAAAATGGAATGATTGGTGTAGTTATTCATGAAGTAGGACATAATTTCTTTCCGATGATCATTAATTCAGACGAAAGACAATGGACCTGGATGGATGAAGGTCTTAATACCTTCACAGAATATCTTACCGAAGAAAGATGGGATAATAAATTTCCATCGAAACGTGGACCCGCATGGACAATTGTAGATTATATGAAACTTCCTAAAGATCAATTGGAACCGATTATGAGTAATTCTGAAAACATTGTTCAGTTTGGCCCAAATGCCTATTCCAAACCTGCTACAGGATTGAATATTCTTCGTGAAACAATTATGGGCAGAGAACTTTTCGATAAGGCGTACAAAACATATGCTAAACGATGGGCGTTCAAACATCCTGAACCTGCAGATTTTTTCAGAACCATGGAGGACGCAAGTGGCGAGGATCTGGACTGGTTCTGGAGAGGTTGGTTCTACGGAATAGACCCTGTTGATATTGCTATTGATAAAGTTACCATTGGTACACCGGATTTAGATGCCTCTCCAACGGGTAATGAAGTAAAGTATAAAGTAGACAAAGCGTTGGTCAATGATTTTGAAGATATCTCAAAAATAAGAAACAAAGAGGACAAGAATATTACATTCTATGTGGACAAGGATAAGGAGGCTCAGGATTTCTACTATCGTTATGACAGAGGACAGGAAAAAGTAGACAATACAAAAGAACATTCTCTTATAAATGATAACAATACAACTCTGGACAAGAAGGATAAAGAAAAATTCAAAAATATTCAGGGATACCAGATTGACTTTGTCAACAAAGGTGGATTGGTAATGCCAATTATTCTAGAATTTACATTTGAAGACGGAACTAAATTATATGACAAATCCTCTGCTCAGATCTGGAGACTCAATGAACAAAAAGTTTCCAAAACTTACTATTTTGAAAAGAAATTAAAATCTATTCAACTGGATCCAATGCGGGAAACTGCAGATATTGACACCTCAAATAACTTCTGGAGCAATGATGGAAGTAACGCACAGACATCAAAATTCCAAGTATTCAAGCAAAAACATGAAAATATAAGAGGCGGAGCCAGTGGAAAAGTAAATCCGATGCAAGCTGCAGAGAAAAAATAAATCACAATTAAAACCGCCTGTTGGCGGTTTTATTTTTATTTCCCTAAATGATTTTTCAATACTGCTTTATAGGTTCTTCCTAAAGGAATTTTATCTCCACCGATAAGGAAAACATTTTTCACATCATACGACTCGATATGAGAAGTCAAAACGATATAAGATTTATGAACCCTGATAAATCCAAAAGCCTGGAACTTTTCCTCAAAGTTAGACATCCGGTCAAGGATCATATACTTTTTTAAAGGAGTAACAAGAATGATGTACTCTCCGAATCCCTGTATCCAAAGAATATCTTTTAGAAAAACCTTATTCATGATATAATTGGATTTAAACATAATAAAGTCCTTTTCTTCAGGCTCTGTTGAGTTTTTAAACTGTAGAAAATCCTTAGCTTTATTAATGGCTCTCTTAAAGGTTTCAAAATCTACAGGCTTTACAAGATAATGTACCACATCCAATTCAAATGCTTTCACAGCATGCTGGGTTTCCAACGTCATAAAAATACATAAAGGCTTATAAGGCAGTTTTTGTAACAATTCCACTCCATTAATCTCAGGCATATTAATATCCAGGATGACAAGGTCTACCCTATTTTCCTTTAAATATTCCAATGCAACATCTGCCTCCTGAAAAGAATTCTGAAGGTCTATATCTTCTATCTGCGCACAATATTGTTTAACAAGTTGCAATGCAGGATATTCATCGTCTACATTGACTACAGATAAATTAGCCATTCAGATTAATTTTTAAAGTTGTTTTATATTCATCATTCTCAATCAGGTTTGATGAAAAATCATATTTTCCGGAATAGTACTTTTCTAATATCTGATTAATTGCCTCATTTCCTAAACCATTATATCCGGTATCTTCCACTGGTCTCTTTGTATTAATTGAATTAATGATTTCAAAAAAAATATCCCTTTCCTTAATAGAATATAATACTTTTATAAAGCTACCCGGCTCCAGTCCAATTCCGGAATGTTTTAAAGCATTTTCAAAAAGTGTCAAAAATATAGAGGGTGGAATTTCAACAACATCCAATGTTTCATCATTCTGAATATCAAAATCAATATTAAGCTGATTATCGTATTTCAACTGATACAGCTTGGCAAGAGAATGAATGGATGAAAACTCCTGAGCCAGACTGATCTTTTCCCTGCCACTATCATAAATAATATACTGCAAAAGTTTACTAAGCTGTAAAATAGAGTCTGAGGTTTTCGCCGAAGAAACAAAACTGTTTGCATACATATTATTTAAGGTATTCAATAGAAAATGTGGATTCATCTTCGATTTTAAAAGATCAAGATAAAGCTGTTCCTTTTGCTCTCCA is a window from the Chryseobacterium sp. T16E-39 genome containing:
- a CDS encoding YceI family protein; this translates as MKKILFAFVFAFLSISGFAQSTWNVDPMHSSVNFNIKHMGISFVQGRFDKFEGTITAPGANLDKATLNFSVITGSVNTGVEMRDKHLKSADFFDAEKFQTMKFEGTSIVKDKNNYTLKGKLTIKDVTKEISIPLTYGGITKNQQGKEVLGFQTKFTVNRLDYNIKYDPTGAGVAKDVDVNLYFELIKQ
- the radA gene encoding DNA repair protein RadA; the encoded protein is MAKLRTAYFCQNCGTQYSQWMGQCKNCGQWNTLVEEIVEKPTHKSLPSSKSKQHVINIVEVEAIEEPRIKTPSEELNRVLGGGIVLGSVTLIGGEPGIGKSTLLLQLALKMKKTVFYVSGEESASQIKMRADRLSEIQNPNCFLFTETSLEKILHEAKKLEPDFVIIDSIQTLQSQLIESSPGTVSQIRECSNEIIKYAKENNTPVFLVGHITKDGQIAGPKVLEHMVDVVLNFDGDRNHLFRLLRANKNRFGSTSEIGIYEMISQGLKEIKNPSEILITKKFEELSGNSVAVTLEGNRPMLLEIQALVSTAVYGTPQRSSTGFDAKRLNMLLAVLEKRAGFQLGSKDVFLNITGGIKTDDPALDLAVVASILSSNEDIAISEHFCFAGEIGLSGEIRPVAQVEQRISEAEKLGYEKIFVSNLNKIPKRKFGIKIEEVSKIEDFHERIF
- a CDS encoding helix-turn-helix domain-containing protein, with the translated sequence MPLENIQKFVLVLLYGGLTLFSFTVLINPLRVNKKANFFFGLFLFLWSSYWILNVLQFCNLPPTPLFEKGVYSIQILTPIFLFFSVVFFINPNYHFKRKDIFCLIAPIVYWVLLICSDDNKTIYSIVMLMAVSHNLPYIALIYFKIRKHQKRIEIISSDTENIDLQWLIKLSFLLFTTIIITVGYELFNTFVYKMHQHVVMDLLFLFIVYSTLFYVLRQKEIYPIDKKQRAELLSIELENDGEIIEKKKLIPDQEFDILKQKLISLMETEKPFLDGDLNLLKLSDLIQINAHQLSYLLNNGFNENFFHFVNKYRVEYAKQLLVNDSHQKLSMVGIAFESGFNSKTAFNTIFKKMTEMTPSEFKKSYSHQ
- a CDS encoding zinc-dependent metalloprotease, whose translation is MKTKFTILVLFCATLLSAQNKIFQTPINESSLKSNQKVSRELASSYLATKYYSQAPFNLKSDLQISLPNGKEITAKFSRTLTYSNKSESYIYTVNNDPQAELVLSQYDRIVTGMYASGTGEKVMFHQTDANIFALSEVSDSKILNQDSIDDYILDQPEISSNKANSNVCLSSTPVCPATRIDVMVVFTTAAKNAWGGLSQSNSFVATAITNFNTALTNSGVSNVTINLVYSGEISYTESGSLSTDLPRLRNNNDGFMDNVHTLRTTYGADLCALVTSTPTNTCGLGYVNTSSTNYSSSSGFCVSLYNCAVSNYSLAHELGHNMGLRHDWYVDSSTTPCDHHHGYTNKKAIDLGSSSTSSQRWRTIMAYNDECSSKGFNCTRINRWANPGINYNSDPTGVAIGSTKPANEAYGFTRFACVVSNFMPETQSFLTTKETPREVQEFILYPNPANDMIQISGNRPGKYSFKVYNGIGQNIITTNEKTINLKGLLSGEYFLNIYDDKNSLIESKKFIVR
- a CDS encoding ACP phosphodiesterase, whose product is MNYLAHSFLSFTDQQIVGQFLEDFIRNKDRFSFPKDIQDGITLHRAIDTYTDSHPAIHEAKKVFSPLVRLYAGAFVDVSMDYFLATDYSLNSLQGWKEHSLKVYRVLNENKKWLPENFKNMLVKMESDDWLYNYREDWGIKFSIQNVLNKAKYLDKDIPVFKAFLENKDFLQDCYNQFFPDLLEHTKGINALLQVEN
- a CDS encoding DUF6702 family protein produces the protein MKGIWLLLLPVIFLFSFTKEKHPYHVGSVEINYNAKSKTFEVTGRFFLDDLENALNKKYNKPFHFNDPKYKLQLDEALKNYCTEYLKLKADSKFLKINYIGYEEDSESVNVFLETEPVNMPKKVEAAVSFLYNLFDDQINIVHVILKGERKSEKLSYPNRYLFQQF
- a CDS encoding HupE/UreJ family protein, with the translated sequence MQDFLFYLKLGWEHIISLDALDHQLFVLALIAIYSYKDLKKILILVTAFTIGHSITLALSILDVVRVPSDWVEFLIPLTIVLTALGNIIMKNKKQTLDKTNYYLALIFGLIHGMGFANTARVMIAKSQSIAIPLLGFNIGLELGQIVIVFAILILLFIALTIFKINKKDWVLFISSGVFALALKMTLERIPF
- a CDS encoding M1 family metallopeptidase gives rise to the protein MKLKVTVLSVFTFIGATAQNIQNNPGSNHGNKFEQLGTILPTPNIYRTASGSPGQGYWQNRADYSISAYLDEDKRNLKGSETITYYNNSPDDLDYIWLQLDENEASSINKANYGASTTLPKTSNDQQLKATELPEKDNGYGVHLEKVTDASGNPLLYTVNKTMMRIDLPKVLKKGEKLIFKVDWNYNITNRIKMGGRGGYENFPEDGNDLYTMTQWYPRMCVYSDFHGWQNHQFTGRGEFALVFGNFKVSLNVPSDHVVGGTGECKNYDQVLSSDQLARYKKAQGSTEPIEIVTLDEAKKAEKNKSKQRKTWLFEANDVRDFAWTSSRKFVWDGMGVTIPENNNKVMAMSFYGKEAYGLYRKFSTRAVAHTIKTYSEFTIPYPYPVAQSVEAANGMEYPMICFNFGRTEKDGTYSEGVKNGMIGVVIHEVGHNFFPMIINSDERQWTWMDEGLNTFTEYLTEERWDNKFPSKRGPAWTIVDYMKLPKDQLEPIMSNSENIVQFGPNAYSKPATGLNILRETIMGRELFDKAYKTYAKRWAFKHPEPADFFRTMEDASGEDLDWFWRGWFYGIDPVDIAIDKVTIGTPDLDASPTGNEVKYKVDKALVNDFEDISKIRNKEDKNITFYVDKDKEAQDFYYRYDRGQEKVDNTKEHSLINDNNTTLDKKDKEKFKNIQGYQIDFVNKGGLVMPIILEFTFEDGTKLYDKSSAQIWRLNEQKVSKTYYFEKKLKSIQLDPMRETADIDTSNNFWSNDGSNAQTSKFQVFKQKHENIRGGASGKVNPMQAAEKK
- a CDS encoding LytR/AlgR family response regulator transcription factor — encoded protein: MANLSVVNVDDEYPALQLVKQYCAQIEDIDLQNSFQEADVALEYLKENRVDLVILDINMPEINGVELLQKLPYKPLCIFMTLETQHAVKAFELDVVHYLVKPVDFETFKRAINKAKDFLQFKNSTEPEEKDFIMFKSNYIMNKVFLKDILWIQGFGEYIILVTPLKKYMILDRMSNFEEKFQAFGFIRVHKSYIVLTSHIESYDVKNVFLIGGDKIPLGRTYKAVLKNHLGK